One Scomber japonicus isolate fScoJap1 chromosome 1, fScoJap1.pri, whole genome shotgun sequence DNA window includes the following coding sequences:
- the LOC128358053 gene encoding long-chain fatty acid transport protein 2-like isoform X2: MIAYILYTTLAGLAVLPLFLYLRNPYIMNDINYAITALRIAMKLSKYKKHKPFYSILDCFLDKVAKLPNKKFLVFEESSFTFSQADKESNKVATALRTHAHLKEGDTVAVFLENEPMFVWIWLGLAKLGCTAALLNYNIRSKSLLHCFSCCEAKVLIAGADLRGAVEEVLPTLKQQGARVFILSEDCDLEGVENLSDKIQQASDQPVSPNLRANITIKSPALYIYTSGTTGLPKAAVINHERIWMASFLQSIAGVRSDDVVFVYLPLYHSAGFLMGLCGAIEKGITVVLKRKFSASQFWNDCRKYNVTVIQYIGEIMRYLCNTPKRDNDKDHKVRLAVGNGIRSDTWADFLQRFGDIHICECYGATEGNIGFVNYAGKVGAIGREHFLHKMACPYKLIRYDTEKEEPVKDSRGFCIEVPTGETGLLVAKIGEKTPFSGYARNNQQTEKKKLRDVFVKGDLYFNSGDLLRIDDEGFVFFQDRIGDTFRWKGENVATTEVADNLLMVDCIEEANVYGVKVPGNDYIIITHFRAIQDILI; this comes from the exons ATGAttgcatatattttatataccaCTCTTGCAGGTTTGGCAGTTTTGCCGTTATTCCTTTACTTAAGAAACCCTTACATTATGAACGATATAAACTACGCCATTACAGCTCTTCGCATCGCCATGAAATTAAGCAAATACAAGAAACACAAaccattttacagtattttggaTTGTTTTCTGGACAAAGTGGCGAAGCTGCCGAACAAGAAGTTTCTGGTTTTCGAGGAGAGCTCATTCACGTTCAGCCAAGCAGATAAAGAGAGCAACAAAGTAGCCACAGCCTTAAGGACGCATGCCCACTTGAAGGAAGGAGACACAGTGGCAGTCTTTCTGGAAAACGAGCCTATGTTTGTGTGGATCTGGCTCGGACTGGCCAAACTTGGATGCACAGCTGCCCTGCTCAACTACAACATCAGGTCCAAATCTCTGCTGCACTGCTTCTCCTGCTGTGAAGCCAAGGTCCTGATCGCAGGTGCAG ACTTGCGAGGTGCGGTAGAGGAGGTGTTGCCCACCTTGAAGCAGCAGGGCGCCCGTGTGTTCATCCTCAGTGAGGACTGTGATTTGGAGGGTGTCGAAAACCTCTCTGACAAGATTCAGCAGGCTTCGGACCAACCTGTGTCGCCTAACCTGAGGGCCAACATTACCATTAAGAGCCCCGCTCTGTACATCTACACCTCAGGAACCACAG GACTTCCTAAAGCAGCTGTAATTAACCACGAGAGAATATGGATGGCGTCTTTTCTTCAGTCTATTGCTGGCGTACGTTCAGACGATGTCGTCTTCGTGTACCTGCCTCTTTACCACAGTGCTGGCTTTCTGATGGGTCTTTGTGGAGCCATAGAAAAAG GCATCACTGTCGTTTTAAAACGGAAATTCTCTGCCTCTCAATTCTGGAATGACTGTAGAAAGTACAATGTGACGGTCATTCAGTACATAGGAGAGATTATGCGCTACCTCTGCAACACACCAAAG AGAGACAATGACAAGGATCATAAAGTCCGATTGGCTGTGGGGAATGGAATAAGATCAGATACCTGGGCTGATTTCCTGCAGCGGTTTGGGGACATTCACATCTGTGAATGCTATGGAGCAACAGAGGGAAATATTGGCTTTGTGAACTATGCTGGGAAAGTTGGAGCTATTGGCAGAGAGCATTTTCTCCACAAA ATGGCATGCCCTTACAAACTCATAAGGTAcgacacagagaaagaggagcCGGTCAAAGACTCTAGAGGATTTTGTATTGAAGTCCCCACAG GAGAGACTGGTTTGTTGGTGGCGAAGATTGGAGAGAAAACACCATTCAGCGGCTACGCCAGAAACAATCAGCAGacggagaagaagaagctgagaGATGTGTTTGTGAAGGGAGACCTCTACTTTAACAGTGGCGACCTTCTGAGGATAGATGACGAGGGATTTGTCTTCTTTCAAGACCGCATTGGAGACACTTTCAG GTGGAAAGGAGAAAACGTGGCAACCACAGAGGTGGCTGATAATTTGCTCATGGTAGATTGTATTGAGGAGGCTAATGTCTATGGTGTGAAGGTGCCAGGTAATGATTACATTATTATCACCCATTTCAGAGCAATACAGGATATATTAATTTGA
- the LOC128358053 gene encoding long-chain fatty acid transport protein 2-like isoform X1 has protein sequence MIAYILYTTLAGLAVLPLFLYLRNPYIMNDINYAITALRIAMKLSKYKKHKPFYSILDCFLDKVAKLPNKKFLVFEESSFTFSQADKESNKVATALRTHAHLKEGDTVAVFLENEPMFVWIWLGLAKLGCTAALLNYNIRSKSLLHCFSCCEAKVLIAGADLRGAVEEVLPTLKQQGARVFILSEDCDLEGVENLSDKIQQASDQPVSPNLRANITIKSPALYIYTSGTTGLPKAAVINHERIWMASFLQSIAGVRSDDVVFVYLPLYHSAGFLMGLCGAIEKGITVVLKRKFSASQFWNDCRKYNVTVIQYIGEIMRYLCNTPKRDNDKDHKVRLAVGNGIRSDTWADFLQRFGDIHICECYGATEGNIGFVNYAGKVGAIGREHFLHKMACPYKLIRYDTEKEEPVKDSRGFCIEVPTGETGLLVAKIGEKTPFSGYARNNQQTEKKKLRDVFVKGDLYFNSGDLLRIDDEGFVFFQDRIGDTFRWKGENVATTEVADNLLMVDCIEEANVYGVKVPGHEGRIGMAALTLKENMDFDGKATYQYVKKSLPSYARPRFIRIQDALVLTGTFKQMKVKLCEEGFNPAVIKDSLFYLEDNNGYVPMTQEIFNSITDGKIRL, from the exons ATGAttgcatatattttatataccaCTCTTGCAGGTTTGGCAGTTTTGCCGTTATTCCTTTACTTAAGAAACCCTTACATTATGAACGATATAAACTACGCCATTACAGCTCTTCGCATCGCCATGAAATTAAGCAAATACAAGAAACACAAaccattttacagtattttggaTTGTTTTCTGGACAAAGTGGCGAAGCTGCCGAACAAGAAGTTTCTGGTTTTCGAGGAGAGCTCATTCACGTTCAGCCAAGCAGATAAAGAGAGCAACAAAGTAGCCACAGCCTTAAGGACGCATGCCCACTTGAAGGAAGGAGACACAGTGGCAGTCTTTCTGGAAAACGAGCCTATGTTTGTGTGGATCTGGCTCGGACTGGCCAAACTTGGATGCACAGCTGCCCTGCTCAACTACAACATCAGGTCCAAATCTCTGCTGCACTGCTTCTCCTGCTGTGAAGCCAAGGTCCTGATCGCAGGTGCAG ACTTGCGAGGTGCGGTAGAGGAGGTGTTGCCCACCTTGAAGCAGCAGGGCGCCCGTGTGTTCATCCTCAGTGAGGACTGTGATTTGGAGGGTGTCGAAAACCTCTCTGACAAGATTCAGCAGGCTTCGGACCAACCTGTGTCGCCTAACCTGAGGGCCAACATTACCATTAAGAGCCCCGCTCTGTACATCTACACCTCAGGAACCACAG GACTTCCTAAAGCAGCTGTAATTAACCACGAGAGAATATGGATGGCGTCTTTTCTTCAGTCTATTGCTGGCGTACGTTCAGACGATGTCGTCTTCGTGTACCTGCCTCTTTACCACAGTGCTGGCTTTCTGATGGGTCTTTGTGGAGCCATAGAAAAAG GCATCACTGTCGTTTTAAAACGGAAATTCTCTGCCTCTCAATTCTGGAATGACTGTAGAAAGTACAATGTGACGGTCATTCAGTACATAGGAGAGATTATGCGCTACCTCTGCAACACACCAAAG AGAGACAATGACAAGGATCATAAAGTCCGATTGGCTGTGGGGAATGGAATAAGATCAGATACCTGGGCTGATTTCCTGCAGCGGTTTGGGGACATTCACATCTGTGAATGCTATGGAGCAACAGAGGGAAATATTGGCTTTGTGAACTATGCTGGGAAAGTTGGAGCTATTGGCAGAGAGCATTTTCTCCACAAA ATGGCATGCCCTTACAAACTCATAAGGTAcgacacagagaaagaggagcCGGTCAAAGACTCTAGAGGATTTTGTATTGAAGTCCCCACAG GAGAGACTGGTTTGTTGGTGGCGAAGATTGGAGAGAAAACACCATTCAGCGGCTACGCCAGAAACAATCAGCAGacggagaagaagaagctgagaGATGTGTTTGTGAAGGGAGACCTCTACTTTAACAGTGGCGACCTTCTGAGGATAGATGACGAGGGATTTGTCTTCTTTCAAGACCGCATTGGAGACACTTTCAG GTGGAAAGGAGAAAACGTGGCAACCACAGAGGTGGCTGATAATTTGCTCATGGTAGATTGTATTGAGGAGGCTAATGTCTATGGTGTGAAGGTGCCAG GACATGAGGGGAGAATTGGAATGGCAGCACTGACGctgaaagaaaacatggacTTTGACGGCAAAGCCACATATCAGTATGTCAAAAAATCCCTCCCCAGCTATGCAAGGCCACGCTTCATTCGCATACAG GATGCGCTGGTATTGACTGGGACATTTAAGCAAATGAAGGTAAAGCTGTGTGAGGAGGGCTTCAACCCTGCCGTCATCAAGGACTCTTTGTTCTACCTGGAGGACAATAATGGCTACGTACCCATGACTCAGGAGATATTCAACTCCATCACGGATGGCAAAATCAGGCTGTGA